The Desmonostoc muscorum LEGE 12446 genome includes a region encoding these proteins:
- a CDS encoding thioredoxin family protein: MSLAVIKFSSEECGICHKMSFYDKKVAEELGLEFIDVKMQDTAAYRKYRKILLTQYPDKSEMGWPTYIVCNSPEGEFQIVGEVKGGHPKGEFRSRLQEVLDSASSQN, encoded by the coding sequence ATGAGTTTAGCTGTAATTAAGTTCTCTTCTGAAGAGTGCGGCATCTGCCACAAAATGTCTTTTTATGACAAAAAGGTGGCGGAAGAACTGGGTTTAGAATTTATCGACGTGAAAATGCAGGATACAGCTGCTTACCGCAAGTATCGCAAGATTTTATTGACTCAGTATCCTGATAAATCAGAAATGGGATGGCCTACCTACATCGTTTGCAATTCTCCAGAAGGAGAATTTCAGATTGTGGGTGAGGTGAAAGGAGGTCATCCCAAAGGGGAATTTAGAAGCCGTCTCCAAGAGGTTCTAGATTCTGCATCTAGTCAGAATTAA
- a CDS encoding S8 family peptidase, protein MRKLILLCLFVIGLLAAVFGFLNFQGLAAKGEFETILLDFREDIASTVVQENLQAIAKQYNVTPQLDNKFSEKDHVYIIKGDGQRLQELKKSQFAQATEFIEPNYIYRKIPQPGEAAWLGEFLRPQENDEVNLSLTGPNDQYYSKQWNLHTIGIESAWTQTKGSGVTVAVIDTGITKVRDLYETKFVKGYDFVNDTEEAKDDNGHGTHVAGTIAQATNNKYGVAGIAYEASLMPLKVLSSYGGGTVADIAEAIKFAADKGADVINMSLGGSGESKLMKEAIDYAHRKGVVIVAAAGNESTNGAGYPARYPHVIGVSAIGPDGEKAPYSNFGAGVDISAPGGSEAGKILQETINEKGEGVFLGFQGTSMASPHVAGVAALIRATGIKEPDEVLKILKQSARVIQDDGLNYYGAGQLNAEAAVKLAVQGQINFQDFFRWLRDNGYLNPGFWIDGGAIALLPKILMVIGSYLLAWFLRVYFPFTWSWSLFSGLIAGSSGLFFLKGIYIFDLPQWPFRVLGSSIPELGNTLQGTDALNPLFASVLIPIVLMALLLGHPSWKWFAIGSTLGVAACLAVSAIYDPAVWGFGNVNLARLFLVANAILCFGLARLALQNEEKAA, encoded by the coding sequence ATGAGAAAGCTTATATTATTGTGCTTGTTTGTCATTGGGCTGTTAGCTGCCGTATTTGGTTTCCTGAATTTCCAGGGACTGGCAGCTAAAGGTGAGTTTGAGACGATTTTGCTTGATTTTCGGGAAGATATTGCATCAACTGTAGTGCAAGAGAATTTACAAGCGATCGCCAAACAATACAACGTTACACCCCAATTAGACAACAAGTTTTCCGAAAAAGATCATGTGTATATTATCAAGGGCGATGGCCAGCGACTCCAAGAACTGAAAAAATCTCAGTTTGCCCAAGCTACAGAATTCATAGAGCCAAATTATATCTACAGAAAAATTCCACAACCAGGTGAAGCCGCTTGGCTAGGAGAATTTTTGCGACCCCAGGAAAATGATGAGGTAAATCTCTCATTAACTGGTCCCAATGACCAATATTACAGCAAGCAGTGGAACTTACACACAATCGGCATCGAGAGCGCATGGACTCAAACCAAAGGCAGTGGCGTCACCGTTGCGGTAATTGACACTGGGATTACTAAGGTGCGGGACTTGTATGAGACAAAATTCGTCAAAGGATATGATTTTGTAAACGACACAGAAGAAGCCAAAGACGATAACGGTCACGGCACTCACGTTGCCGGAACCATTGCCCAAGCTACAAATAACAAATATGGCGTAGCTGGAATTGCTTATGAAGCCAGTCTGATGCCGTTGAAGGTACTGAGTTCATATGGAGGCGGTACCGTAGCCGATATTGCCGAAGCGATTAAATTTGCTGCTGATAAAGGCGCAGATGTGATTAATATGAGCTTGGGTGGTAGTGGTGAAAGTAAATTGATGAAAGAAGCGATCGACTATGCCCATAGAAAAGGTGTAGTCATCGTTGCCGCAGCTGGCAATGAAAGTACCAATGGGGCAGGCTATCCAGCCCGCTATCCTCACGTCATTGGCGTTTCAGCAATCGGCCCAGACGGAGAAAAAGCACCTTATTCTAACTTTGGTGCAGGGGTTGATATCTCTGCTCCTGGTGGTAGTGAAGCTGGTAAAATTCTCCAAGAAACTATCAACGAAAAAGGCGAAGGCGTATTTCTTGGCTTCCAAGGTACAAGCATGGCCTCTCCCCACGTTGCTGGTGTTGCAGCATTAATCAGAGCTACTGGTATTAAAGAACCAGATGAAGTTTTAAAAATCCTCAAACAGTCAGCACGAGTTATCCAGGATGATGGTTTGAACTATTATGGCGCTGGACAACTCAATGCAGAAGCAGCAGTCAAACTAGCTGTTCAAGGGCAAATCAATTTCCAAGATTTCTTCCGGTGGTTACGGGATAATGGCTATCTTAATCCCGGCTTTTGGATTGACGGTGGTGCGATAGCACTGTTACCTAAGATTTTAATGGTAATTGGTTCCTATCTGCTGGCTTGGTTTTTACGGGTTTACTTCCCCTTTACTTGGAGTTGGTCTTTATTCAGCGGTTTAATTGCTGGCAGTTCTGGGTTATTTTTCCTCAAGGGAATCTATATCTTTGACCTTCCCCAGTGGCCTTTCAGGGTTTTGGGCAGTTCAATTCCGGAACTGGGCAATACCCTCCAAGGAACTGATGCATTGAATCCCCTGTTTGCCAGCGTATTGATTCCCATTGTGTTAATGGCATTACTGTTAGGACATCCTAGTTGGAAATGGTTTGCCATTGGTTCAACACTAGGAGTGGCAGCCTGCTTGGCAGTAAGTGCTATTTACGACCCAGCAGTTTGGGGATTCGGAAATGTTAACTTAGCACGTCTGTTCCTCGTCGCCAACGCCATACTTTGTTTTGGACTTGCTCGTTTAGCATTGCAAAACGAAGAAAAAGCAGCATAG